GCGCACTTAAAAAAGCTCCAAGTGATGTTATATTAATAGATGGTTACCCAAGAAGCGTTGAACAAATGCACGCACTTGATAATGAATTAGCTAAATCAAACGAAGTAAATCTTAGTGCTGTTATTGAAGTATTTGTAAGCGAACAAGTAGCAAAAGATAGAGTTTTAGGTCGTGCTAGGGGTGCTGATGATAATGAAGAAGTATTTAATAATCGTATGAAAGTATATACCGAGCCTTTAGCTGATATTTTAGATTTTTATAAAGCAAAAAATCTACATATACAAATCAACGGCGAACGCACAATTGAAGAAATTGTTGCAAATATGAGTGAAGAAATTAAGAAAAAAATCTAATCAAGGAGAAAAAAAATGGATATTACAAAAATTAAAAGTGGAAATGCAGAGAAATTAAATGCAGTTATAGAAATTCCTTATGGCTCAAATATTAAATATGAGCTAGATAAAGATAGTGGGGCAATCATGGTTGATAGAGTTATGTATTCGGCTATGTTTTACCCAGCAAATTATGGTTTCGTGCCAAATACACTTGCAGCTGATGGTGATCCTGTTGATGTGCTTGTATTAAATGAATACCCAGTTCAAGCAGGTGCTGTTA
This is a stretch of genomic DNA from Campylobacter sp. RM12651. It encodes these proteins:
- a CDS encoding adenylate kinase, yielding MKKLFLIIGAPGSGKTTDASIIAKNENYTHYSTGDLLRAEVASGSELGKQINELISKGNLVPLQIVVNTIMSALKKAPSDVILIDGYPRSVEQMHALDNELAKSNEVNLSAVIEVFVSEQVAKDRVLGRARGADDNEEVFNNRMKVYTEPLADILDFYKAKNLHIQINGERTIEEIVANMSEEIKKKI